The DNA segment ACGACAGCAAGTTCCGGGCAGGAAGCATTACATTTGGCAGCAAACCAGAAACCAGACGTCATTCTGCTTGATATGATGATGCCGGACATGGATGGACGAACCACCTTGCAATACCTGAAGCGCGATCCTGCTACACAAGCAATTCCCGTGATTTTAATGACAGCAAAGGTGCGATCGAATAATCCTGATGGATTTGATAGATCAGAAGCGGCAGCAGTCTTCGCAAAACCCTTTCGTCCCTTGCAACTTGCGACCCAGATCAGTGAGACATTGGGCTGGAAGTAACGTTAGGCTAAAAACGTTGTCTTTTGCTGTCTCAGGTCAGCAGGCTTGGAATGGAGCGATCGCTCGATAATTATCAGATTAAAATCCTGGCTGCCTTGTTCATGGTGATTGATCACGTTGGGGCAATTTTCTTCCCCAATTTAGAGATCCTTCGATTCATTGGGCGGTTTAGCTTTCCGCTCTTCGGCTGGCTTCTGGTTCAAGGCGAGGCACATACGCGCGATGTTTGGCTTTATTTATTTCGGCTTGTCTTATTAGGCGTTATCTCTCAGCCGCTCTATTTGCTCAACTTCCAAGGCGTTGCTGACTACAATATTTTGTTCTCTTTAGCGATCGGGCTACTCTGTTTGAGAGCCACAAGGATGCAGCCGATCGTCGCTGTTTTTGCCTGGGTAGTCGGAGTCGTCCTGGCACAAAAGCTCAATGTTGACTATGGTGGCTACGGCATCGCGATGATTGCTCTGATCGGGCAATTCAAGCCAACCGGATTATGGTGGACAAGTTGGCTGCTGCTGCACGTCATTACCCTGGCGATTTCTCCCAACCTTGGGATTTCTCAAGCGCCTGTTTTGTGTGCCCCAATCTTTTTTCTAATTGCAACGCAAGAACGGGGCAAACGTGCCAAATGGTTTTATTTGTTTTATCCAGGGCATCTATTGATCCTGCTGCTGCTTCAGTTCCTGGTGGGAATGCGATCGAGCCTGTAAAAAGTGCAGATGTCTTCTTGGAACTACTCGATCAGGTAACAATCCTTCTATCCCAACTAGCAGTCAGAGACAGATCGAGTCCCGTCCTAACAAAACTCAGAGAATGCTTTCAAGGTAAGAAGACTCACCCAATCTGCTTCTTACCCCAAAAGAACAAAACAAATTCCTCCCAAACATGATGTCCAGGAGGAAATGGCAGCAAAAAAAGGAGTTGAAGTCCAGTACACTCAATTCCTAAAGGTTAAGTTGATTACCCCGCTTGTATTGTAGGTAAGCCGCTACAAACAGCCCTGCAAGGGTTACAGGAATCAACCCAAGAACAATTCCAGAAAGCAAAGGTTCTACCACAGCATCATCTCCTAACCTCGTTTAGATCTTACCAAATTGGAAGACCGTATCTGAGTCTTAATGGTTTTTAGTCTTTTATCATAATCCCTGAAGAGAGGACAATTTGGGAATATGGTATGTAGAATTAAAGCAGAAGGTTTGAAACCTGTGTCATATCGAGGGTTGAGCCTTCTAGGGAAGAAATTGCCTCACCTCTGCAAATCTTTCATTCCCTGAAATGGACTTAGAAATATTAAATTATGCTTAGCTATTCCATGAAGTAAGATAAATTCCTAAAATATATTCTTAGTTTGATTTAAGTTTAGTTCTCATTTACCCCAGCCCTGCCCGACTTTGACACAAGAGCTTTTGGATAAACCGCTCCCGACGACCACACCTGACACTTCCATTCAAAGAACTGTCTTGACGATTCTGGCAGTTCTCATGGTGGCGGCTCTTGCTGTGTTATCCGTCTATCAGTTTCGTCACTCTGACCCCTACGTGCGGAACGTTTTGTCGCTTCCAGGTGATGTATCACGCGGGGAGGTAATGTTCCAGATGAACTGTTCCGGCTGTCATGGCATTGATGCAAATGGGCATGTGGGGCCGAGCTTACATCGCGTTGCTTCGCGCAAATCCCGCATTGGCCTCATTCATCAGGTTACAAGTGGCTCAACCCCCCCTATGCCGCAGTTTCAACCCATGCCTCAAGATATGGCAGATCTATTGAAATACCTTGAAACCTTGTAGGCTCATTTGTTCAGTTGACCATAAATTGAGCCAAGAAAAGGGTCAGACGGTTCCGCTTCACCAGGACTAGTCTCATCTACTTCGCCGGGAGTTCCGAACGATTGCGCCCAATAGGTGTGATACTTCACCCTACCCGGATCTGCTGCAAGAAAGAAATAGCCGATGCCAATTTCCTGGACTTGCCATGCCAACAAATTGGCACGATGTCCCGGGCTCCGAATCCAACCCCGAACCGCACTCTCTGGAGTTTGATGCCCGGCGGCTAGATTTTCTGCTGCATCTGAATAGCGATAGCCTGCATTCCGAATGCGATCCCAGGGGGAAGAGCCATCCGCTCCTCGATGACTAAAAACATCCTCCAGTGCCATTTGTTTCGCATAGGTCTGGGCAGCGCGAGTCAATTGTGTGTTTATTCCAAGAGCGGGCAATCCATGCTGCTGTCGGAAGGCATTGGTGAGTTGCACCACTTGATAGGCAAGGCTCGTTTGACTGGTTGGTTTAGCCGTAATCAGCAGGCTGTAGTTTGTTGTGCCCTGATCCGACGACAGAATTCTGAGATAGTAACTTCCTGACGTCATTCCCTCCAGATCGATCGTCTCCCGATTGGTACCCGCCTCCCTGGAACTGGCGATCGTCTCACCGGGATCAAACATGCCGTTCCGATTGCGGTCTTGTAGCACTTCAACATCCGCATCCGCAGCTAACCCACGCAATTGCAGATTGAATTGACTTCGCTGTTTTAGCCGAAACTGATACATGATTGGGGCACTGTCTAACTTGCCCTGATAGATTGTTGCTTTTGGACGAATGGCGATCGAGGTTGCATCACTGAGACGAGTTGTGAAAGGTTGCATTTGGTATTTCTGAGAGACCGTGATGATAAAGGCTGACAGACAATGCTCTGAATCTAGAAGATACAGTGGCACTGCTCATCGATAGAGTAGCTTCAAAGCCTGTCTGAGCTTAGTATGCCAAGCCTCGATCGCTAAATGATCAGGGTTACAGCGTTTGTCTCAAGCCGTTAAAACATCTCGATCAGGCAAATCCTCGTCGTTTTATTGCTTACTTCCTGACTCCTATCTCCTGTTCTCTAGCCGGAAGGATCTTGCCATAAAAAAAGCCCTTGCTAAAGCAAAGGGCATGAACGGATCTCAATGAACTGAGTTTGATCTTGCCAGATCGCTTACTTGCAAGAGTTTTCAATCGGGCAGGTTTTCGCAGTGGTCGATCGAAGCTTTGGCAGAATGCGCGGTTTGTAGCAATTTTGGAGACAAATTGCAGGACAGTTTTGCAAAGTGGCTCTTTCGGTTGAAGTTGGTGATGGGGACAGGAAGTCGGAGCAACCCATTTGCTTTGCTTCAAATTAGAGCGGTGAAACATGACTTGATTAAAGTCTGCTGGAAAGACTAGACAACTTCGCACAATTAATGGTACAAACGTTCCATGGAGTGATCTGCTTATAACCTAAATCCATCCTATGGAACAGTCTATGGAATCCCTTACTGAAGTCCAACAGCAGCTTTTTAACTGGCTGGTAGACTACATCAAGCAAAATCAGCACTCTCCTTCTATCCGTCAGATGATGCGGGCGATGAATCTTAAGTCTCCTGCGCCGATTCAAAGCCGCCTAGAGCATTTGCGAGCAAAGGGCTATATTGATTGGACAGATGGTAGAGCCAGAACAATTCGTGTCCTCAAAGCACAGGGGTTGCCCATTTTAGGGGCGATCGCAGCAGGTTCTGTCGTTGAATCTTTCACAGATACAGCCGAACAGCTTGATTTCTCAAGTTCCTTTCTTAAGCCTGGTGATTATGCCCTAAGGGTTCGGGGTGACAGTATGATTGGTGCGCTCATTGGTGATGGCGATGTCGTCATTATGCGTCCCGTTCAAGATCCCAAAACGCTGAAAAATGGCGTCATTGTGGCTGCCCGTGTTAACGGTGATGGAACGACACTGAAGTACTACCACCGCAAAGTGAATCAGGTGACGCTAAAGCCTGCAAATCCCAACTACCCAACGATCGAAGCGACTGCAACCGAAGTTCAAGTCCAAGGCTTACTTGTGGCAGTTTGGCGCGGATATAGCAATCTTGCTTCTTAGCCTGGGTGATCTCTCCAAATACAGATCAGCATTGCGATCGATTGGCGGTCAATCTGTGCTCGGTTGAGCCTGACTGAATTTGATTCAATTAGATTACAGCGGCTCAAGAACTTTCAATTTCTGGAAACCGCTGTTGTATTATCAATAGCTCGTTATCGATATGGATAGCGAAGTTGCCTTACCGCTATGGCGTTGCCGCATTGGGGGCAGTTGTTGGGACTGTACCCGCTTCTGGGCTGCCAGGTAAGGAAGTATTTGGCATGGGCGAGGCTCCAGGCTGGTTGCCCTGGGTTGCGCGGTTGAGCGCGTTTGCAGCTGTGCCAGTTGGTTGAGCGAGATCGTCGTAGACCACAGCTGCAATTTGACGAATCAGTTCTTGAGCCCGATCGTCATTGTGCGGACGTTTCACCATCGCAGTGATCGCATAGCGTCTGCCGCTTGGCATGTCGATTAATCCTGTATCCCCAACTAACGAGCCAATGTCACCCGTTTTATGAGAAATGGTTGCACCTGGACGTAGCGAGGTTGGGAGTAGTGTATCGGTAACGGTCTGCCGCATAATCTCTAAGGCACGATCGCGAGACTTCATCGACAGCAATTCACCCTGGCTCAGCACTGCCATTAAGGCTGAGAGTTCTTTCGGAGAAGTTGTATTCGTTCCTTCCAGGTCAGGTAGAACGTTTTGGATGAGGGTTTGCTGTAAGCCCCACTGCTTGAATCGCTGGTTCACTGCTTCAATGCCACCCAGCCTACGAATTAGCATGTTGGTTGCCGTGTTGTCACTAATGACAATCATATTTGTGGCGACTTCCAGGGCACTATATTTTGAGCCAACTTCTGCATACTGCATATCCCCAGAGCCAGTAGCAACATCCTTCTCCTGCATGGTTAACTCTTCATCAAGCCGAATTTTCCCTGCATCGATGTCTTGAAAGAATGCAACCAGAATCGGCACCTTAATCGTGCTGGCAGCTGAGAAGGTAGATGCCCCGTTTAAGCTGAAGTAGTCACCACTGTCTAAATCTGTCAGAAATACGCCAGGCGTTAGGTCTTTTAGATCTTTAGTGAGCGGCAATATCTTGCTGGAAAGTGCTGTCATTTCTTGACCAGACTTTAGTCCGGCATTGATAGGCGCACTCGGATTCATGCCGCCAGCAGCAGTCAAAGCACTTGCCTGTTGAACCTGATTTGTCCCTGCATGGTTGGCTTGCGCTGAGCTTCGCATGGTAGGTTCCCAAATCGACAGAGCGGTTCCTGCGATCGCCCAGATCCCCACTCCCAAAATCAGCATCCGAATGCCGTGGGTCAAGGGAGAGATCGGACGCGGGGCTCGTTTTTTCCGAACTTGTCGGGTTCTGCGGGGCTGAGCAGCCGTTGACTGATGCTGGCGTCTTTGAGGAACAGTTTGGGCGGACTCTGGTCTTTGACCTGGAACTCCCTGTACTCCCGCTCGATTTTGTCTGCCGTGAGCAGGTTCTGTGCCCAGACCATTCATTCGGCTTGTGCGACGCATTCCTGGCTGAGGGGCTGCCTTACCCGATCGATCGCCAGATCGTGAAGACCGGATATCGGCGGTGGAACCCCGACCTGCCCCTGTTTGTTCTCCAGGTTGACCTACTGTTTCATTGGGATACCGTCTTGACCTTGGATCAAGTCTTTGATCAACAGCAGGAGTGGGTTGAGAACGCCGATTACGACGACGACGCGATCGACGCTGGGCTTCACTAGAGCGGTTGATGGGTTCTAACACGAGCCGTACCTCAGAGATGCAGTGAACAGATGATAAACAGATGTTGTAGCGGTGGATTGGGGTTCAGCAATGACGTTCATAATAAAGCTCTACTGTCCGAACCTACTGGGAAATCTACGGTATCCAAGGATTTCGTTGTTTATTTTTAATACTCCTTGAGCTTATTGACAAGCCCTAGAGGAAAATCGCTCTAAATCTTAGCCCTAAAACTACCGAATTTATCCACTCAGGATGAGCTTAACTTCATAAAAGTTCAACTTTCGGGAGTCGATCGCGCTTTTGTCCGCATTGCCCATTCCATTTGCCTCACAATTCCCCGCATCATTGCAACCTCCTCTACTGACGGATAAGCGCGATTAAAGATCCGCCTAAATTTCTCCATCCGGCTTGCCGCAGTATGTGGATAAAGGTAGCCAATCTTCAGGAGCAGTGCTTCTAATTGCTGGTAATACCCTTCTCGCGCATCGAGCGGCGCTAGATCAGGGGAAGACATTGCCTGCTGGACTTCAGGGGGCGATTGAGCAGGCATTTCCACCCAATTTAGAGCCTGAACAAAAAGTTCATAGCAGCAAATGGCAACTGCCTGTGCCAGGTTGAGTGATGGATAAACGACGCTGGCTGGAATCTG comes from the Trichocoleus sp. genome and includes:
- the petG gene encoding cytochrome b6-f complex subunit PetG; this encodes MVEPLLSGIVLGLIPVTLAGLFVAAYLQYKRGNQLNL
- a CDS encoding response regulator encodes the protein MNRTVLIVDDEEDVRAVAQLGLEMGAGWQVTTASSGQEALHLAANQKPDVILLDMMMPDMDGRTTLQYLKRDPATQAIPVILMTAKVRSNNPDGFDRSEAAAVFAKPFRPLQLATQISETLGWK
- a CDS encoding TraX family protein, translated to MERSLDNYQIKILAALFMVIDHVGAIFFPNLEILRFIGRFSFPLFGWLLVQGEAHTRDVWLYLFRLVLLGVISQPLYLLNFQGVADYNILFSLAIGLLCLRATRMQPIVAVFAWVVGVVLAQKLNVDYGGYGIAMIALIGQFKPTGLWWTSWLLLHVITLAISPNLGISQAPVLCAPIFFLIATQERGKRAKWFYLFYPGHLLILLLLQFLVGMRSSL
- a CDS encoding c-type cytochrome, whose protein sequence is MTQELLDKPLPTTTPDTSIQRTVLTILAVLMVAALAVLSVYQFRHSDPYVRNVLSLPGDVSRGEVMFQMNCSGCHGIDANGHVGPSLHRVASRKSRIGLIHQVTSGSTPPMPQFQPMPQDMADLLKYLETL
- a CDS encoding CAP domain-containing protein — protein: MQPFTTRLSDATSIAIRPKATIYQGKLDSAPIMYQFRLKQRSQFNLQLRGLAADADVEVLQDRNRNGMFDPGETIASSREAGTNRETIDLEGMTSGSYYLRILSSDQGTTNYSLLITAKPTSQTSLAYQVVQLTNAFRQQHGLPALGINTQLTRAAQTYAKQMALEDVFSHRGADGSSPWDRIRNAGYRYSDAAENLAAGHQTPESAVRGWIRSPGHRANLLAWQVQEIGIGYFFLAADPGRVKYHTYWAQSFGTPGEVDETSPGEAEPSDPFLGSIYGQLNK
- the lexA gene encoding transcriptional repressor LexA, whose amino-acid sequence is MESLTEVQQQLFNWLVDYIKQNQHSPSIRQMMRAMNLKSPAPIQSRLEHLRAKGYIDWTDGRARTIRVLKAQGLPILGAIAAGSVVESFTDTAEQLDFSSSFLKPGDYALRVRGDSMIGALIGDGDVVIMRPVQDPKTLKNGVIVAARVNGDGTTLKYYHRKVNQVTLKPANPNYPTIEATATEVQVQGLLVAVWRGYSNLAS
- a CDS encoding serine hydrolase; its protein translation is MLEPINRSSEAQRRSRRRRNRRSQPTPAVDQRLDPRSRRYPNETVGQPGEQTGAGRGSTADIRSSRSGDRSGKAAPQPGMRRTSRMNGLGTEPAHGRQNRAGVQGVPGQRPESAQTVPQRRQHQSTAAQPRRTRQVRKKRAPRPISPLTHGIRMLILGVGIWAIAGTALSIWEPTMRSSAQANHAGTNQVQQASALTAAGGMNPSAPINAGLKSGQEMTALSSKILPLTKDLKDLTPGVFLTDLDSGDYFSLNGASTFSAASTIKVPILVAFFQDIDAGKIRLDEELTMQEKDVATGSGDMQYAEVGSKYSALEVATNMIVISDNTATNMLIRRLGGIEAVNQRFKQWGLQQTLIQNVLPDLEGTNTTSPKELSALMAVLSQGELLSMKSRDRALEIMRQTVTDTLLPTSLRPGATISHKTGDIGSLVGDTGLIDMPSGRRYAITAMVKRPHNDDRAQELIRQIAAVVYDDLAQPTGTAANALNRATQGNQPGASPMPNTSLPGSPEAGTVPTTAPNAATP